Proteins co-encoded in one Papaver somniferum cultivar HN1 chromosome 5, ASM357369v1, whole genome shotgun sequence genomic window:
- the LOC113280244 gene encoding uncharacterized protein LOC113280244, with product MGFGTKLCKWLRFCYSTSTFSVLINGSPFGYFSSSRGVRQGCPVSPLLFNIAMEGFSRYMDRASNLRLFSGFSVSPTGITVNHLHYADDTIFFLDSSRDELQNLFSALRCFEYTAGLKVNNSKTRLIAIGDVPEISLWASELGCATNNLPFIYLGMPLGAKANSKQI from the coding sequence ATGGGTTTCGGCACAAAGCTGTGTAAATGGCTTAGGTTCTGTTACTCAACCTCAACCTTTTCTGTGTTAATTAATGGCTCACCATTTGGATACTTTTCTAGTTCTCGTGGAGTAAGACAAGGTTGTCCAGTATCGCCGCTACTCTTCAATATAGCCATGGAAGGTTTTTCTAGATATATGGATAGAGCGTCAAATCTTCGTCTTTTCAGTGGTTTCTCAGTGTCTCCTACTGGTATTACTGTAAATCATTTACATTATGCTGATGACACTATATTCTTCCTTGATAGTAGCAGGGACGAGCTCCAGAATCTTTTTTCTGCCCTCAGGTGTTTTGAATACACTGCAGGCTTAAAGGTTAACAATTCGAAAACACGACTTATAGCAATTGGAGATGTACCTGAGATATCACTTTGGGCTTCAGAATTAGGATGCGCCACTAACAATCTACCATTCATATACTTGGGCATGCCATTGGGAGCAAAAGCAAATTCTAAGCAAATTTAG